A region of the Phycisphaerae bacterium genome:
ACGTGCACACCGGCCGACGTTCCAACCAACGTGCCGGTGATTGTGAGCTGATTATCCTTCACCTGGGGACGGCCCGTACCGACCACGGAGCCCAGCGCGTTTTCGTGGTCCGCGAGCAGTGTCAACTGCTCCGGCATCTTGAGCCCGCGCAGGTCGATTGCCACGTCGCCCCAGCCGTCAACCTTCATCGAGCCGCCGGTGTATGCCAGAATGCGCACACGCGGGGGGCCTTTGCCGGCCTTCGCCCGCACGAGCGTATCCGCCGCTGGAAATGTTAAAAGCTTGTTCACGTGAGCACCTCGCATTTTGGCCAGGTCGCGCGCTGCGGCGCTGGCTTTGTCTTTCTCTTGTGTCGCCGACCCCTGTACAGCTCGCGAGCCTCGTCGCAATTGCGTGTGCCACGACATGGCGGATACAGACTACAGCCCCAGAATTGCCGGCCGCAGCTTTCGCGCAGCCGCATCGCCGCGCCGCAGAGCGGACACGGAACGAAATACTCATCACGCGCCATCAGCAGGCCCCTCGGGGCTGCGTTGCCTCGCGTATAAACTCGTCAGAGCATGCCCGGTCGCGCCTCGGCGTCTTCGGTTCGCGTGACAGTTTCCATTGCCTCGAAGCGAGCCCGATCCGCGCGAGTTCCTTCGCGACGTGGAGCAATGCTTCTTCGCGCTTTGCATCGCCGTCCGATGGTGGACAATCCGCCAACCCATCGTGCAGGCAATGCCAGCATGCCAGCGCGAGCCGCCAGGCCGCAAAGCCAGTCTCGAGCTTGGCCAGGCCGTCGGCGTCAGCCCACGCCAGCGTGAGTGTGCGCACCGGCTTGCACTGTTCCCCGGTATCGCAATCGTACACC
Encoded here:
- a CDS encoding topoisomerase DNA-binding C4 zinc finger domain-containing protein; this encodes MARDEYFVPCPLCGAAMRLRESCGRQFWGCSLYPPCRGTRNCDEARELYRGRRHKRKTKPAPQRATWPKCEVLT